One Gemmatimonadota bacterium DNA segment encodes these proteins:
- a CDS encoding Spy/CpxP family protein refolding chaperone, which produces MRRMLGSEQPPQLVERCTQPQPLRVTGTLLLPLLLLCGAPLHLAAQGRPQGERPQGERPQGEQPDFSFEERSSIGFLLAQQPKLRFTPEQIVALEVFAADLAELNRPLLEKVRELRPTERPAGRGTGPGGGGREAMRQRMEQRRSLLEQMRKNDEQALELALGVLNPEQKKVADDLLKERRKAMEERRGGRRGGRPPSRPRVQPFASSAT; this is translated from the coding sequence ATGAGAAGAATGCTGGGCAGTGAACAGCCGCCTCAACTGGTTGAGCGCTGCACACAGCCGCAGCCGCTGCGGGTGACGGGGACGCTGCTGCTGCCGCTGCTGCTGCTCTGCGGGGCGCCACTGCACCTGGCGGCACAAGGCAGGCCGCAGGGTGAGCGACCCCAGGGTGAGCGGCCGCAGGGAGAGCAGCCGGATTTCTCCTTCGAGGAGCGCAGCTCGATCGGCTTTCTGCTGGCTCAGCAGCCGAAGCTCCGCTTCACGCCGGAGCAGATCGTGGCCCTCGAGGTCTTCGCCGCCGACCTCGCCGAGCTGAATCGTCCCTTGCTCGAGAAGGTGCGCGAGTTGCGGCCGACGGAGCGGCCGGCTGGTCGTGGCACCGGTCCCGGCGGCGGGGGCCGGGAGGCCATGCGGCAGCGCATGGAGCAGAGGCGGTCGCTCCTCGAGCAGATGCGCAAGAATGACGAGCAGGCGCTCGAGCTGGCACTCGGGGTTCTCAATCCCGAGCAAAAGAAAGTAGCTGACGACCTGCTCAAGGAGCGGCGCAAAGCCATGGAAGAGCGCCGGGGTGGCCGGCGCGGCGGCCGGCCGCCGTCTCGCCCCAGAGTGCAGCCTTTCGCGAGTTCAGCTACCTGA
- the infA gene encoding translation initiation factor IF-1 yields the protein MAKEAIELEGTVSEVLPNATFRVELENGHEVLAYLSGKMRQHYIRVLEGDRVKVELSPYDLTRGRITYRSK from the coding sequence GTGGCGAAGGAAGCCATCGAGCTGGAAGGCACGGTCAGCGAGGTGCTCCCCAACGCGACCTTCCGGGTCGAGCTGGAAAACGGCCACGAAGTGCTTGCCTACCTGTCGGGCAAGATGCGGCAGCACTATATCCGGGTGCTGGAAGGCGACCGCGTCAAGGTCGAGCTCTCGCCCTACGACCTGACCCGGGGCCGCATCACCTACCGTTCTAAGTAA